A single window of Ornithorhynchus anatinus isolate Pmale09 chromosome 3, mOrnAna1.pri.v4, whole genome shotgun sequence DNA harbors:
- the LOC100083624 gene encoding olfactory receptor 8H1-like: MLKPLAAGNDTGMANFILMGLTDSPRAQLVLFVVFLSIYMISVVGNLGLILIIQKDTQLHSPMYFFLCGLSFVDLSYSTAITPKTLVNLVTSRKKISFIGCFAQMYFFISLAGTECFLLSAMAYDRYVAICNPLLYSSVMSSRLCMWLMVGSYGVAFTNSLISLLFIARLPFCNSNVIHHFFCDTSPILVLSCTDTHNTEIMIFILAGSTLAMSLITIAVSYMAIVSAVLKIDSTVGRKKAFSTCASHLTGVTIFYGTLIFTYLKPRKSYSLGKDQVASVFYTIVVPMLNPLIYSLRNKEVKNAISRMIHLIQPEVGQQAEVTRWRRKGKSFGRRPGRRALVQDFKPRLSVWPPPSLWSSPLAFPPSVPFGAPAGVVRVPPPLPPPVATPGLSRVAQTGLKPP, encoded by the coding sequence ATGCTGAAGCCACTGGCTGCAGGAAATGATACTGGAATGGCCAACTTCATCCTCATGGGTCTGACGGATTCTCCAAGAGCCCAACTGGTCCTGTTTGTGGTATTTCTCTCGATCTATATGATTTCTGTGGTAGGGAACCTAGGGTTGATCCTGATAATCCAGAAAGACACTCAGCTTCACAGCCCCATGTATTTTTTCCTGTGTGGTTTGTCTTTTGTTGATCTGAGCTACTCCACAGCCATTACACCCAAAACCTTGGTGAATTTAGTAACATCCAGAAAGAAAATCTCATTCATCGGATGCTTTGCCCAAAtgtattttttcatttctttggcAGGAACAGAATGCTTTCTCCTTTCCGCGATGGCATACGATCGTTATGTAGCTATCTGTAACCCACTGCTTTACTCCTCTGTTATGTCCTCAAGATTATGCATGTGGCTTATGGTTGGGTCATACGGAGTTGCTTTTACAAACTCCCTGATAAGTCTTTTGTTCATAGCTAGGTTGCCATTTTGCAACTCAAATGTAATTCACCATTTTTTCTGTGATACTTCACCAATCTTGGTTCTGTCCTGCACTGACACACACAACACGGAAATCATGATCTTTATCTTAGCCGGCTCCACCCTTGCAATGTCTCTGATAACGATTGCAGTTTCTTACATGGCTATCGTCTCTGCTGTTTTGAAGATCGACTCCACCGTGGGAAGAAAAAAAGCTTTTTCCACCTGTGCTTCCCACCTCACGGGAGTCACCATCTTCTATGGGACTCTAATCTTTACATACTTAAAGCCAAGGAAATCTTACTCCCTGGGTAAAGACCAGGTGGCTTCTGTTTTCTATACCATCGTGGTCCCCATGTTGAACCCCCTTATCTACAGCCTGAGAAACAAAGAGGTGAAAAATGCTATAAGCAGAATGATTCACCTGATACAGCCGGAAGTAGGACAACAGGCAGAAGTCACCcgctggagaaggaaggggaagtcaTTTGGGCGGAGACCCGGGAGGAGGGCTCTGGTCCAGGACTTCAAGCCCAGACTCTCTGtgtggcctcctccctccctctggtcctCACCGCTGGCCTTCCCTCCATCGGTCCCTTTTGGAGCTCCTGCCGGTGTGGTCCGGGTCCCGCCACCACTGCCACCTCCCGTTGCTACCCCTGGTCTCTCCAGGGTGGCCCAAACAGGGTTGAAACCACCTTAG